In Rhodopirellula islandica, one DNA window encodes the following:
- a CDS encoding type I restriction-modification system subunit M N-terminal domain-containing protein, producing the protein MALKKSELYSSLWASCDELRGGMDASQYKDYVLVLLFLKYISDKYAGQP; encoded by the coding sequence ATGGCATTGAAGAAATCCGAACTCTATTCGTCGCTCTGGGCGTCCTGCGACGAACTGCGGGGCGGCATGGACGCGAGCCAGTACAAAGACTACGTCCTCGTGCTGCTGTTCCTGAAATACATCTCCGACAAATACGCCGGCCAGCCCTAG
- a CDS encoding DUF4145 domain-containing protein — translation MFGESSPTTVRFGVECKRSHFEDFERQEAVLLSAKEQFEGGFLFDVRNLVHASVFSDELEQAEHFLESNYKVPAAVIAGTVLETTLRELCEQHPETTVGKADTMISDIAKQGMVNKMMVDQLRAWMKIRNSAAHGKPDEFAESDVARMIQGIRDFVTWHMT, via the coding sequence GTGTTTGGGGAGTCATCCCCCACAACTGTTCGTTTCGGCGTGGAGTGCAAACGCTCCCACTTTGAAGACTTCGAGCGTCAAGAAGCCGTTCTTCTCTCTGCGAAGGAACAATTTGAGGGTGGTTTTTTGTTCGACGTTCGGAATCTAGTTCACGCTTCGGTGTTTTCCGACGAGCTTGAGCAGGCGGAGCATTTTCTCGAAAGCAATTACAAAGTTCCTGCTGCAGTCATTGCGGGCACAGTGCTCGAAACCACTCTCCGAGAATTGTGCGAACAGCATCCGGAAACCACCGTCGGTAAGGCTGACACAATGATCAGCGACATTGCGAAGCAGGGCATGGTCAACAAAATGATGGTTGATCAGCTTCGTGCCTGGATGAAGATCAGAAATTCCGCAGCCCACGGAAAGCCGGACGAATTTGCAGAAAGCGATGTTGCTCGCATGATTCAAGGCATTCGCGACTTTGTCACATGGCACATGACCTGA
- a CDS encoding DUF6088 family protein, translated as MPQTIAAKALSRIYGKGRGWAFSQADFADLAGGKTINSVFRRLAEEETIRRVQTGLYDYPRYSELLDRTLGPDIFQVASALARKFKWEIQPDGASALNLMGLSTQVPAQYLFHSDGPTREYQINRTKLRFKRVATREMKFKQPESAVIVHGLKSLGPDHINDKTIAKVRDWLPEAKRRQVLRDTQTVTQWVRAAIREICKEPVHG; from the coding sequence ATGCCACAAACCATTGCTGCTAAAGCACTTTCGAGAATTTACGGGAAGGGGAGGGGTTGGGCCTTCTCTCAGGCTGACTTCGCTGATTTGGCGGGTGGCAAAACCATCAACTCAGTGTTTCGTCGACTGGCGGAAGAGGAGACGATTCGGCGAGTTCAAACCGGACTGTACGATTACCCGCGTTACAGCGAATTGCTGGACCGGACTCTTGGGCCGGATATTTTCCAGGTTGCCAGTGCCCTTGCCCGGAAATTTAAGTGGGAGATTCAGCCTGATGGAGCGTCGGCGCTCAATCTGATGGGGCTATCTACGCAGGTTCCTGCCCAATACCTGTTTCATTCCGATGGCCCGACTCGGGAGTACCAGATCAACAGAACAAAACTTCGTTTCAAACGAGTGGCAACCCGCGAAATGAAGTTTAAGCAGCCCGAAAGTGCGGTCATTGTCCATGGCCTGAAATCGCTCGGTCCCGACCACATCAATGACAAAACGATTGCCAAGGTTCGCGATTGGTTGCCTGAGGCCAAACGTAGGCAGGTGCTGCGGGACACCCAAACCGTGACCCAATGGGTTCGCGCTGCCATTCGAGAAATCTGTAAGGAGCCAGTTCATGGATAA
- a CDS encoding nucleotidyl transferase AbiEii/AbiGii toxin family protein yields the protein MDKVAGLSARQRSELFEESASLRNLQTAIIEKDFWVCWLLKKLFNARELKGKMVFKGGTSLSKVHGLIERFSEDIDLVLAWGLIGYGEEGVDPWQEMPSANQQNRFNATFNEKAAKYIRETLCPLVEKITSSVDGIECVIPDDPHVIEVHYPAAFGSTAFMPEVKLEIGPLASWVPQGNHIVRPYAAEDFPQVFDDPDCPVVAITAERTFWEKATILHQQAHRAEDKPMPSRYSRHYYDLFQMTSSNVATNAIADLSLLDDVVKFKQRFYRSPWASYETAKPGSFRLMPTAAGDLVLRKDYNAMRPMFFSDPPTWGDIIAGLHVLENQINTIAKDKAE from the coding sequence ATGGATAAAGTAGCTGGCCTATCAGCGAGACAGCGAAGCGAACTTTTCGAGGAATCGGCAAGCCTGCGAAACCTTCAAACGGCGATCATTGAAAAGGACTTTTGGGTTTGCTGGCTGCTGAAAAAGTTATTCAACGCGCGGGAACTGAAAGGCAAAATGGTCTTCAAAGGCGGCACCTCGCTATCGAAGGTTCACGGTCTGATCGAACGTTTCTCGGAGGACATTGACCTCGTACTTGCTTGGGGATTGATTGGATACGGGGAGGAGGGCGTTGATCCTTGGCAAGAGATGCCGTCAGCCAACCAACAGAACCGCTTCAACGCCACCTTCAATGAGAAAGCGGCGAAATACATTCGCGAAACGCTCTGCCCGCTCGTCGAAAAGATCACGTCGTCAGTCGATGGTATTGAATGTGTCATCCCCGATGACCCGCATGTGATCGAAGTTCATTATCCAGCTGCGTTCGGATCGACCGCGTTCATGCCCGAGGTGAAGCTGGAAATTGGTCCGCTCGCCTCGTGGGTGCCCCAAGGCAATCACATCGTCCGCCCGTATGCTGCCGAAGACTTCCCGCAGGTCTTCGATGATCCCGATTGTCCGGTGGTCGCGATCACCGCCGAACGGACGTTTTGGGAAAAGGCAACGATCCTGCATCAACAAGCTCACCGCGCTGAAGACAAGCCGATGCCGTCGCGATACTCACGGCACTACTACGACCTGTTTCAAATGACCAGCAGCAACGTCGCCACAAACGCGATTGCCGATCTCTCGCTGCTTGACGACGTGGTGAAGTTCAAGCAGCGTTTCTATCGAAGTCCGTGGGCAAGCTACGAAACGGCAAAGCCGGGATCGTTTCGGTTAATGCCGACCGCAGCAGGTGATCTGGTTTTGCGGAAGGATTACAACGCAATGCGTCCCATGTTCTTCTCTGATCCACCCACGTGGGGCGATATAATCGCAGGACTGCATGTTCTCGAAAATCAAATCAATACAATAGCAAAGGATAAAGCTGAATGA
- a CDS encoding transposase gives MACTPVRRHDVARLEYKYQRHGTTGLFGNLHVATGQIWAPLLRDTRGELDMLENINNVISLGGVDATYRFVMDNLNTHCSETLVRMIATMIGFEDDLGLKGRKGILQSTASRREFLSDPSHRIRFIFTPRHCSWLNQIEIWFGTLRRKLLRRMSFTSIEHLEDRILAFIEYYNSTLARPYKWTYQGTLLAA, from the coding sequence TTGGCCTGCACACCGGTTCGCCGTCACGATGTCGCTCGCCTGGAATACAAGTACCAACGCCATGGAACAACAGGACTCTTTGGCAATCTCCACGTTGCAACGGGACAGATCTGGGCACCGCTTCTTCGAGACACGCGTGGCGAACTGGACATGCTCGAAAACATCAACAATGTAATCAGCCTAGGTGGTGTAGACGCAACCTACCGGTTCGTGATGGACAATCTAAATACTCACTGCAGTGAAACACTGGTGAGGATGATCGCTACGATGATCGGCTTTGAGGACGACCTTGGGCTCAAGGGCCGCAAAGGGATATTGCAGTCGACAGCCAGTCGTCGCGAATTTCTCAGTGATCCGTCTCATCGGATTCGATTTATCTTCACACCTCGCCATTGCTCATGGCTCAACCAAATTGAAATCTGGTTTGGAACGCTACGTCGAAAACTGCTGAGGCGAATGAGCTTCACATCGATCGAGCATCTGGAAGATCGAATCCTGGCTTTCATCGAATACTACAACAGCACGCTGGCAAGGCCATATAAGTGGACCTATCAGGGCACGCTTCTGGCTGCTTGA
- a CDS encoding DUF4365 domain-containing protein encodes MAKRRREHEIGDRAVKIALSRAPDHWVHQEQNRDYGVDLKFEVFRDERHSGFEFGVQVRGTEKVKKSKKGDFISCAIEVENLVDHVDKRRYPIYLFHVDVVNAKTYWTFLQEHARELSRKWRWQKEVTIRLPVSQNLDDLEDFESHFNQHLEFMKELHPSSVEAALRRARNEYSSLDNRFELNVASTGEYLRLNFTPKEPVKLALKMSQQDAETLRRFEQRENSVEFNAEVSGSKLMEEMGIGRISLRRRPDTGFSIKIVGFESRRPVASIDLTETRVSGGTTEVRIETSESHPITVNGIWKLGSSSVPTTQWNCSLAKWNSHRILDLPHFDATLAFFRKLGDCDSVQTIITKDNVQLPSIPVPVPGQLTHIGHALEMLSKSRELAYHYKLNPPLDLDCDLSDIDVLHWLTFDRKRRHTSHIFFLDDDPSLALAAVDRKSLPNKSKRFECPGLRQVFSSLTFDLFGEPIELGPITLEYRDIETRLKEDASHIAKLREDQVLLEFVGGKRMTVEGYLDNLGKQPIDS; translated from the coding sequence ATGGCAAAGCGAAGGCGGGAACATGAAATCGGTGATCGAGCGGTCAAAATAGCGTTGTCGCGCGCACCTGATCATTGGGTGCATCAGGAACAGAACCGCGACTACGGGGTTGATCTGAAATTTGAGGTATTCCGTGACGAACGACACTCAGGTTTTGAATTCGGTGTGCAAGTCCGTGGAACGGAAAAGGTAAAGAAGAGTAAGAAGGGCGATTTCATCTCGTGTGCGATCGAGGTCGAAAATCTCGTGGACCATGTCGACAAACGCCGCTACCCTATCTACCTATTCCATGTAGACGTTGTGAACGCGAAAACTTACTGGACGTTTCTCCAGGAACATGCAAGGGAGCTGAGTCGCAAGTGGCGGTGGCAAAAAGAAGTCACCATTCGTCTTCCTGTGTCACAGAATCTTGACGATCTCGAAGATTTCGAATCGCACTTCAATCAACACCTTGAATTCATGAAAGAGCTACACCCAAGCAGTGTAGAGGCGGCCCTGCGGAGAGCTCGAAACGAATACAGTTCGCTCGACAATCGATTTGAGCTCAACGTTGCTTCAACGGGAGAGTATTTGCGTTTGAATTTCACACCGAAGGAGCCCGTCAAATTAGCGTTGAAGATGTCGCAGCAAGACGCGGAGACCCTCCGTCGGTTTGAACAGAGAGAAAATTCGGTCGAGTTCAACGCGGAGGTCAGCGGATCGAAATTAATGGAAGAGATGGGTATCGGCCGAATCTCGCTAAGACGCCGGCCAGACACAGGGTTTTCTATCAAGATCGTTGGTTTTGAAAGCCGCCGACCAGTTGCCTCGATAGACCTGACCGAAACCCGAGTCTCGGGTGGAACGACAGAAGTTCGAATCGAAACATCTGAATCGCATCCGATCACAGTGAACGGAATCTGGAAGCTTGGCAGTAGCAGCGTTCCGACGACGCAATGGAACTGTTCGCTCGCGAAATGGAATAGTCACCGCATTCTCGACCTTCCACATTTCGATGCGACGCTCGCTTTCTTCAGAAAACTTGGTGATTGCGACTCCGTGCAAACCATAATTACAAAGGACAATGTTCAGCTTCCGAGTATTCCAGTGCCGGTGCCCGGCCAGTTGACGCACATCGGACACGCACTTGAGATGCTAAGTAAGTCCCGCGAACTTGCCTATCACTACAAGTTGAATCCCCCACTGGACCTCGATTGCGACCTATCGGATATAGATGTACTTCATTGGTTGACATTCGACCGAAAAAGAAGACACACATCTCACATCTTTTTCCTGGACGACGATCCGAGCCTTGCGCTGGCTGCAGTAGATCGCAAATCACTTCCAAATAAATCGAAGCGATTCGAATGCCCTGGTTTAAGACAAGTATTTTCGAGCCTGACTTTTGACTTATTTGGCGAGCCAATTGAATTGGGACCAATAACACTCGAATACCGTGATATTGAGACTCGGCTGAAGGAAGATGCGAGCCACATTGCTAAGTTGCGTGAAGATCAAGTGCTGCTTGAATTCGTAGGCGGTAAGCGCATGACGGTTGAGGGCTATCTTGATAACCTTGGCAAGCAGCCAATCGATTCATAA
- a CDS encoding plasmid partition protein ParG, translating into MNKKITMTARPKPKAELDKWVETREPAIAEKPVVKQKRLTIDIDPSLHTELKVSCAKRGIQIADLLRALIERDLNS; encoded by the coding sequence ATGAACAAGAAAATCACGATGACAGCTCGCCCCAAACCAAAAGCCGAACTCGACAAGTGGGTCGAGACGCGAGAGCCGGCCATCGCGGAGAAGCCAGTCGTCAAACAGAAACGCCTAACTATCGACATCGATCCGTCGCTTCACACCGAACTGAAGGTCAGTTGTGCCAAACGCGGAATTCAGATTGCTGACTTGCTCAGAGCGCTAATCGAGCGAGATCTCAACAGCTGA
- the parA gene encoding ParA family partition ATPase, whose protein sequence is MIYAFLNQKGGVGKTTLSIHTAAELSNRGRRVLLIDADPQGSSLGWSNHRETADFTVVGMAKATLHKEIESLAQDYDDVVIDGPPRVTELARSIILAADIVVIPLQPSPMDVWAAAETVDLVREAQVFNPEIKCCLALNRKIANTAIGRDVREALVELDVPILKSDIGQRVAFAESAASGTTVLDQKRSKAAKEITKFVNELRRIQ, encoded by the coding sequence ATGATTTATGCATTCCTGAACCAAAAAGGTGGTGTCGGCAAGACAACGCTTTCCATCCACACCGCCGCCGAGCTCTCCAACCGAGGACGGCGTGTACTGCTGATCGATGCGGATCCGCAGGGCAGCTCGCTTGGGTGGTCGAACCATCGCGAGACGGCTGATTTCACAGTCGTCGGGATGGCAAAAGCGACCCTCCACAAAGAGATCGAGAGCCTCGCCCAAGACTACGACGACGTTGTGATCGACGGTCCGCCGCGAGTCACCGAATTGGCGAGATCGATCATCCTGGCCGCAGACATTGTGGTCATTCCGCTGCAACCATCACCAATGGACGTTTGGGCTGCAGCCGAAACGGTTGACTTGGTTCGCGAGGCACAGGTGTTTAACCCCGAAATCAAATGCTGCTTGGCTTTGAATCGAAAGATCGCCAACACGGCAATTGGAAGGGACGTGCGAGAGGCGTTGGTGGAACTTGACGTGCCGATCCTGAAAAGCGACATCGGACAACGAGTGGCCTTCGCCGAGAGCGCCGCAAGCGGAACGACGGTTTTGGATCAAAAACGATCGAAAGCCGCGAAGGAAATTACGAAATTTGTCAATGAATTGAGAAGGATCCAATGA
- a CDS encoding ankyrin repeat domain-containing protein → MRARDLNGRCLLEVALRQGRPDLARRLLSLGADPNEAIGKKGDHLIHLAARTGDIGFLAVLLEAEVSPDCRGNLRRTALHHVTKGKFEFMVNMLLENGANPDAVDARGDTPLHLAAEVNSLSIIKLLLRYNADASITNNQLYTPVHNAAAAGNTEVARLLLEHEQAIRPQHESAELARRVLRVAELHGQDKTRLALTERLAGPALELH, encoded by the coding sequence ATGCGTGCTCGCGATCTCAATGGTCGGTGCTTGTTGGAAGTTGCTCTGCGACAGGGGCGTCCCGATCTCGCTCGGCGACTCTTGAGCTTGGGAGCCGATCCGAACGAGGCAATCGGAAAGAAGGGCGATCATCTGATTCATCTTGCCGCCCGGACTGGTGACATCGGATTCTTAGCTGTTTTGCTCGAAGCGGAAGTAAGCCCAGATTGTCGAGGAAACCTCCGACGCACCGCACTTCATCACGTTACCAAAGGCAAATTTGAGTTCATGGTGAACATGCTGCTGGAGAACGGTGCCAATCCCGATGCGGTTGATGCCCGTGGCGATACTCCTTTGCACTTGGCGGCGGAGGTAAACAGTCTGTCAATCATCAAGCTGCTGCTCAGGTACAACGCAGATGCCTCAATCACCAACAATCAGCTTTACACTCCAGTCCACAACGCGGCGGCGGCCGGGAATACCGAAGTCGCGAGGTTGTTGCTCGAACACGAGCAGGCAATCAGGCCACAGCATGAATCAGCCGAGCTTGCCAGGCGTGTTCTCCGGGTAGCCGAACTTCACGGCCAGGATAAAACACGGCTCGCCCTTACAGAACGTTTGGCCGGTCCCGCTTTGGAACTTCATTAG
- a CDS encoding glycosyltransferase family 25 protein — MSDEMQELADFFDRVVVISLARSRDRLEAFYSQLPSPWPFAPPSVMRAIDGKMVKPPPGYQAKPPAGSWGCFRSHYRVLEDALNDGLDSILIFEDDVAFVPEFAERAQTFFAALPADWEIIYLGGKHLHKEVQLPIHVNPEVYRPFNVHSAFAYGLRGRSTIEQVYEHINSPEQWGRGHCIDHRLGEMHHTYPGGVYVPAKWLAGHRAGRSTIRSSENPDEFFPDADWLCNAPVGKQFVAIAGNNDQLTMAVASAIHLLGIPVGENRRAERIGSPLIAQSVAPGLNRTIGHLYDSVWWEPSTHFDHRVALLRQWASRRCTAIKNRHRTLLAAYHECLPIMWREVLAAWNAPMLLLVESTKPRSLPSSPTAATQVRHRKLSEAWRDINEIDPSKLIRCTERELHAPDRCLEKIAADLGATVPAEQLAAASNFLRQHLKDGLSY; from the coding sequence ATGAGTGACGAGATGCAAGAGCTAGCCGATTTTTTTGACCGCGTGGTGGTAATTAGCCTGGCACGTAGCAGAGATCGCTTGGAAGCTTTTTACAGCCAACTGCCCTCGCCTTGGCCGTTCGCTCCTCCCAGCGTCATGCGAGCGATTGACGGCAAAATGGTAAAGCCGCCTCCTGGATACCAAGCGAAGCCGCCTGCGGGTAGCTGGGGCTGTTTCCGGTCTCACTACCGCGTGCTAGAAGACGCACTGAACGATGGCCTCGATTCGATCCTGATCTTTGAAGACGATGTCGCGTTTGTACCTGAATTTGCGGAGCGTGCTCAAACGTTCTTTGCTGCTTTACCTGCCGACTGGGAGATCATTTACCTAGGCGGAAAGCATTTGCACAAAGAGGTTCAGCTGCCGATTCACGTGAATCCCGAGGTGTACCGGCCATTCAATGTCCACTCCGCATTCGCCTATGGATTGCGTGGACGTTCGACAATCGAGCAAGTTTACGAACACATCAATTCACCTGAGCAATGGGGAAGAGGGCACTGCATCGACCATCGCCTAGGCGAGATGCACCACACATACCCGGGCGGCGTCTACGTGCCCGCCAAATGGCTCGCTGGACATCGTGCAGGACGCAGCACGATCCGCAGTTCCGAGAACCCGGACGAGTTCTTCCCAGACGCTGACTGGCTTTGCAATGCGCCAGTGGGAAAGCAGTTCGTAGCGATTGCTGGGAACAATGATCAATTAACAATGGCGGTGGCATCGGCGATTCACCTGCTGGGAATCCCTGTCGGGGAAAACCGGCGTGCTGAACGCATTGGTTCACCGCTGATTGCCCAATCCGTGGCGCCCGGGTTGAACCGGACCATTGGACACCTCTACGATTCGGTCTGGTGGGAACCTTCGACTCATTTCGATCATCGCGTGGCACTGCTACGGCAATGGGCTAGCCGTCGCTGCACTGCGATAAAGAACCGACACCGCACGTTACTGGCTGCCTACCACGAGTGCCTGCCAATCATGTGGCGGGAAGTGCTCGCCGCATGGAACGCACCAATGCTTTTGCTCGTTGAGTCCACGAAACCAAGAAGCTTGCCCTCCAGTCCAACGGCAGCTACACAGGTTCGGCACCGTAAACTTTCGGAAGCCTGGCGGGACATCAATGAAATTGATCCTAGCAAGCTGATTCGGTGCACGGAAAGGGAGCTTCATGCTCCAGATCGCTGCCTAGAGAAAATTGCGGCGGACCTGGGAGCCACTGTTCCTGCAGAGCAGTTGGCGGCAGCCAGCAACTTCCTGAGACAGCACTTGAAAGATGGGCTCTCTTACTAG
- a CDS encoding sulfotransferase domain-containing protein, whose translation MGAENRRICWLASYPKSGNTWTRAFLRAYQVDARSPINPNDIGKISRSESRRRYFGLVSGIEESSLDEAAIRSYRRDVQELIAKEIGDFQVAKTHNATVSPFGERLIFPEFTRCAVYLVRNPVDVVDSLADHNGLSIKDAIKLMNDPGHQIGGPGDPFVTQFLGTWSDHVRSWTQQDSFPVLIVRYEDLKQNAIAVFTQVLRFIGWPVDHQRIARANEYCSFEHLQEFEMRNGFGELSDRSVSGKFFREGRVGTGKKRLTSEQAEQINAHHEAVIQQLKYC comes from the coding sequence ATGGGTGCGGAAAATCGAAGAATCTGTTGGCTCGCATCGTATCCCAAGTCTGGAAACACGTGGACACGAGCGTTCTTGCGCGCATACCAAGTCGATGCTCGTAGCCCCATAAACCCAAATGACATCGGGAAAATCTCTCGTTCTGAAAGTCGCCGCAGGTATTTTGGATTGGTTTCCGGAATTGAGGAATCTAGTCTAGATGAAGCTGCTATTCGAAGTTACCGACGGGATGTACAGGAGTTGATTGCGAAAGAAATTGGAGACTTTCAAGTCGCCAAGACACACAATGCGACAGTCTCGCCTTTTGGGGAACGATTGATTTTCCCGGAATTTACTCGGTGCGCGGTTTATCTCGTCCGAAACCCTGTGGACGTTGTCGATTCTCTTGCGGACCACAACGGATTGTCGATCAAAGACGCAATCAAGCTGATGAATGACCCGGGCCATCAGATTGGAGGGCCAGGAGATCCATTCGTGACGCAATTTCTAGGGACTTGGTCTGACCACGTCCGGTCCTGGACTCAGCAAGATTCCTTTCCGGTTTTGATTGTTCGCTACGAGGACCTAAAGCAAAATGCGATTGCCGTGTTCACTCAGGTTCTCAGGTTCATCGGTTGGCCAGTGGATCATCAACGAATTGCCAGAGCGAATGAATACTGTTCATTTGAGCATCTTCAGGAGTTTGAGATGCGAAACGGCTTCGGTGAGCTAAGCGATCGTTCGGTGAGCGGAAAATTTTTTCGTGAAGGAAGGGTAGGAACGGGAAAGAAACGCTTGACTTCCGAGCAGGCAGAGCAGATAAACGCTCACCATGAAGCTGTGATTCAGCAATTGAAGTATTGCTAG